The Buchnera aphidicola (Sitobion avenae) genome contains a region encoding:
- the nuoL gene encoding NADH-quinone oxidoreductase subunit L, producing MNIIVFITLFPLFGFLLLSFIQGAISRENTSIIGICSIVISFFITCFYSVRIIENNNQIFTQMLWQWLSINGFNIDFGFILDSLSLNMLFVITGVGLLIHIFSSWYMKFKEGYSRFFAYTNLFIASMSLLVLADNFLFMYLGWEGVSVCSYLLIGFYYTKSQNNYCAFKAFILTRISDIFLMISIFLVYNQYHTFNFQQIKFVSTFFNLENIYDLNFITFFLLLGVIGKSAQLPLQTWLSDAMVGPSPVSALIHAATMVTAGVYLIARTHFLFLLTPEVLYIVGLIGIITILISSVSALVQNDIKRILAYSTMSQIGYMFLALGVKAWSAAIVHLMTHAFFKALLFLSAGSLILSCKNEKNIFKMGGLRKKLPFLYINFIVGGASLTSFPLFTSGFYSKGDILFRVLQSGYFYFFLIALFCSFLTALYTFRMIFVIFHGNNTHEVTPSKNLNHNIPLFILLLFSTVFGSYILPPLLHVFPVSFFLKNDKFILETICSILSISGIYLSYYFWIKNLHWVDKILNFKLMKYLHYFFLKGWGFNWFYNISFVNFYLYISKILSFDPLNKTINYFLRIICVFNHYLLKTSNGYMRWYAASMIVGINSFFILILFYWLNLNLVL from the coding sequence ATGAATATTATTGTTTTCATAACTTTATTTCCGCTGTTCGGTTTTTTACTTTTATCTTTTATACAAGGTGCTATTTCTAGAGAAAATACATCTATTATAGGTATTTGTTCTATAGTTATATCATTTTTTATAACTTGTTTTTATAGTGTAAGAATTATTGAAAACAATAATCAAATATTTACTCAGATGCTATGGCAATGGTTATCTATTAATGGTTTTAACATTGATTTTGGTTTTATTTTAGACAGTTTGTCTCTCAATATGTTATTCGTAATTACAGGTGTTGGTTTATTAATACACATTTTTTCATCTTGGTATATGAAATTTAAAGAAGGTTACTCACGTTTTTTTGCATACACTAATTTATTTATAGCAAGTATGTCGCTTCTTGTGCTTGCTGATAATTTTTTATTTATGTATTTAGGATGGGAGGGAGTCAGTGTATGTTCTTATTTGCTGATTGGATTTTATTATACGAAATCTCAAAATAATTATTGTGCTTTTAAAGCTTTTATTTTAACTCGTATTTCTGATATTTTTTTAATGATTTCAATATTTTTAGTTTATAACCAATATCATACTTTTAATTTTCAACAAATAAAATTTGTATCAACTTTTTTCAATTTAGAAAATATTTATGATTTAAATTTTATCACATTTTTTCTATTGTTAGGCGTGATTGGAAAATCAGCACAACTACCACTACAAACTTGGTTGTCTGATGCAATGGTTGGTCCGAGTCCTGTTTCAGCATTAATACATGCAGCTACTATGGTAACAGCAGGTGTGTATTTAATTGCAAGAACACATTTTTTGTTTTTATTGACTCCAGAAGTATTATATATTGTAGGATTAATTGGTATAATAACAATATTGATCTCTAGTGTTTCTGCTTTAGTTCAAAATGATATAAAACGTATTTTAGCTTATTCTACAATGAGTCAAATAGGATATATGTTTTTGGCTTTAGGAGTAAAAGCTTGGAGTGCAGCAATTGTACATTTAATGACTCATGCATTTTTTAAAGCATTATTGTTTTTATCTGCAGGTTCATTAATTCTGTCTTGTAAGAATGAAAAGAATATATTTAAAATGGGAGGCTTGCGGAAAAAACTGCCTTTTCTATATATTAATTTTATAGTAGGAGGTGCATCTTTAACCTCTTTTCCCTTATTTACATCTGGATTTTATAGTAAAGGTGATATTTTATTTAGAGTGTTACAAAGTGGTTATTTTTATTTTTTTTTAATCGCTCTATTTTGTTCTTTCTTGACAGCTCTTTATACATTTAGAATGATTTTTGTTATTTTCCACGGAAATAATACTCATGAAGTTACTCCATCAAAAAATTTAAATCATAATATCCCATTATTTATACTTTTATTATTTTCTACTGTATTTGGTTCATATATATTACCACCATTATTACATGTGTTTCCTGTATCTTTTTTTCTAAAAAACGATAAGTTTATATTGGAAACAATATGCAGTATATTATCTATTTCCGGAATATATTTATCTTATTATTTTTGGATTAAAAACTTACATTGGGTTGATAAAATTCTTAATTTTAAATTAATGAAATATTTACATTATTTTTTTTTAAAAGGATGGGGTTTTAATTGGTTTTATAATATATCTTTTGTAAATTTTTATTTATATATATCTAAAATATTATCTTTTGATCCATTAAATAAAACTATTAATTATTTTTTAAGAATTATTTGTGTGTTTAATCATTATTTATTAAAAACTAGTAATGGTTATATGAGATGGTATGCAGCTTCAATGATAGTAGGTATAAATTCGTTTTTTATATTAATTTTATTTTATTGGTTAAATTTAAACTTAGTTCTTTAG
- the nuoI gene encoding NADH-quinone oxidoreductase subunit NuoI translates to MIFKDIIIGFFTQIRSILMIGLNIFSKSETKLYPEEKVYLAPRYRGRIILTRNVDGQERCVACNLCAAVCPVDCISLQKSEKTSGRWYPEFFRINFSRCIFCGLCEEACPTAAIQLTPDFELSDFKRKDLVYEKQDLLVSGPGKYPDYDFYNFSGVAIKGKKIGDLDIESKPVNVKDLLP, encoded by the coding sequence ATGATATTTAAAGATATTATTATCGGATTTTTTACGCAAATACGAAGTATTTTAATGATCGGTTTAAATATTTTCTCTAAATCGGAAACTAAATTATATCCAGAAGAAAAAGTATATCTAGCTCCTCGTTATAGAGGACGTATTATATTAACTCGTAATGTAGATGGACAAGAACGTTGTGTTGCCTGTAATTTATGTGCCGCAGTTTGTCCGGTTGATTGTATTTCTTTACAAAAATCTGAAAAAACGAGTGGTCGTTGGTATCCAGAGTTTTTTAGGATTAATTTTTCTCGTTGTATATTTTGTGGTTTATGTGAAGAAGCTTGTCCTACAGCTGCAATACAATTAACTCCTGATTTTGAATTATCTGACTTTAAAAGAAAAGATTTGGTATATGAAAAACAAGATTTGTTAGTTTCAGGTCCAGGTAAATATCCAGATTATGATTTTTATAATTTTTCTGGTGTAGCTATAAAAGGTAAAAAAATAGGTGATTTAGACATCGAATCTAAACCAGTTAATGTAAAAGATTTATTACCATAA
- the nuoK gene encoding NADH-quinone oxidoreductase subunit NuoK has translation MISLFHGLFLSLILFILGLTSLIVRRNILFILISLEIMMNSAGLALIVVGSYWHQPDGQIMYIFAITLAASEASIALALLLQLYRRNKTLNIDILSEMNG, from the coding sequence ATGATTTCTTTATTTCACGGGTTATTTCTATCATTAATATTATTTATTTTAGGTTTAACATCTTTGATTGTTCGACGTAACATATTATTTATATTAATTAGTTTAGAAATAATGATGAATTCTGCTGGATTAGCATTAATAGTAGTTGGTAGTTATTGGCATCAACCAGATGGTCAAATAATGTATATATTTGCTATTACTTTAGCAGCATCAGAAGCTAGTATAGCTTTAGCATTATTACTTCAACTTTACAGGCGTAATAAAACATTAAATATTGATATATTAAGTGAGATGAATGGATGA
- the nuoJ gene encoding NADH-quinone oxidoreductase subunit J, with the protein MELVFYICSCVAVISTIFTIIQKNAVYSLLYLIISLLSIAGVFFSLGAFFAGALEVIIYAGAIIVLFVFVIMMLNVNDKHNLEEENYLKSTFWIGPSILSLILFSSMTYAIFFLKIKKIDGLLINSKIVGVNLFGPYMLLVELSSILLLSALVVVCHIGREKKYFNKNKSL; encoded by the coding sequence ATGGAATTGGTTTTTTATATATGTTCATGTGTAGCTGTTATTTCTACTATTTTTACAATTATTCAGAAAAATGCAGTATATTCCTTGTTATACTTAATAATTTCCCTTTTATCTATAGCTGGTGTTTTTTTTTCACTAGGTGCTTTTTTTGCTGGTGCTTTAGAAGTTATCATTTACGCTGGAGCTATTATAGTTTTATTTGTTTTTGTTATTATGATGCTTAATGTAAATGATAAACATAACTTAGAGGAAGAAAATTATTTAAAATCTACTTTTTGGATTGGACCTAGCATTTTATCCTTAATATTATTTTCATCTATGACTTATGCGATATTTTTTTTAAAAATAAAAAAAATAGATGGATTATTGATTAATTCAAAGATAGTAGGTGTGAATTTATTCGGTCCTTACATGCTTTTAGTTGAGCTCTCTTCCATTCTTTTGTTATCTGCTTTAGTTGTTGTTTGTCATATTGGTAGAGAAAAAAAATATTTTAATAAAAATAAATCTTTGTAA
- the nuoF gene encoding NADH-quinone oxidoreductase subunit NuoF, translating to MNKVLRTAEMHPLTWRLRDDQRTVWLKEYCDKNGYSALKKALKEILPEDLIKIVKESGLKGRGGAGFSTGLKWSLMRKKKSYETERSYLICNADEMEPGTYKDRLLIEQIPHQLIEGIILSAYALNVSRAYIFLRGEYVKAEHILNKSIQEAINAGYIGLNILGSSFNFELVLHTGAGRYICGEETALINSLEGRRANPRSKPPFPAVFGLWGKPTCINNVETLSNIPCIILNGIDWYKNLSKSSDTGTKLMGFSGKVNNPGVWELPFGTTAREILEDYACGMQSGFFLKAWQPGGAGTDFLTEKHLDLPMDFQNISKAGSRLGTALSMAVDDKVNMVSLLYNIEKFFARESCGLCTPCRDGLPWIVKILESLKQNTGHKNDVKNLEKLCSHLGPGKTFCAHAPGAIEPLQSAIKYFRAEFEAGINIKQINLNKKIIGIQDNQI from the coding sequence ATGAATAAAGTTTTACGTACTGCAGAAATGCATCCCTTAACTTGGCGTTTAAGAGATGATCAAAGAACTGTTTGGCTTAAAGAATATTGTGATAAAAATGGTTATTCAGCTTTAAAAAAAGCATTAAAAGAAATACTGCCAGAAGATCTTATTAAGATAGTGAAAGAATCTGGTCTAAAGGGAAGAGGAGGAGCTGGATTTTCTACTGGTTTAAAATGGAGCTTAATGCGTAAAAAAAAATCTTACGAAACAGAACGTAGTTACTTGATATGTAATGCTGATGAAATGGAGCCAGGTACATATAAAGATAGATTATTGATAGAGCAAATTCCTCATCAATTGATTGAAGGGATAATTTTATCGGCATATGCATTGAATGTTTCTCGTGCTTATATATTTTTAAGAGGAGAATATGTTAAAGCAGAACATATTTTAAATAAGTCTATACAAGAAGCAATAAATGCTGGATATATTGGATTAAATATTTTAGGAAGTAGTTTTAATTTTGAATTAGTTTTACATACTGGAGCTGGACGCTATATTTGTGGAGAAGAAACAGCTTTAATCAACTCTCTAGAAGGTCGTAGAGCTAATCCTAGATCTAAGCCACCATTTCCAGCAGTATTTGGTTTATGGGGAAAACCTACTTGTATAAATAATGTTGAAACATTATCTAATATCCCGTGTATTATATTAAATGGTATAGATTGGTATAAAAATTTATCTAAAAGCTCTGATACAGGCACTAAATTAATGGGTTTTTCAGGAAAAGTTAATAATCCTGGTGTGTGGGAATTACCTTTTGGTACCACAGCTCGTGAAATTTTAGAAGATTATGCCTGTGGCATGCAATCCGGTTTTTTTTTAAAAGCTTGGCAACCAGGTGGTGCAGGAACAGATTTTTTAACTGAAAAACATTTAGATTTACCAATGGATTTTCAGAATATTAGTAAGGCAGGAAGTCGTTTAGGAACTGCTCTTTCTATGGCTGTTGATGATAAAGTTAATATGGTTTCTCTACTATATAATATAGAAAAATTTTTTGCTCGAGAATCATGTGGTTTATGTACTCCATGTAGAGATGGACTTCCATGGATTGTGAAAATATTAGAAAGTTTAAAACAAAATACAGGACATAAAAATGACGTTAAAAATTTAGAAAAACTATGTTCTCATCTAGGACCAGGAAAAACATTTTGCGCTCATGCCCCAGGAGCTATAGAGCCATTGCAAAGTGCCATCAAATATTTTCGAGCTGAATTTGAAGCTGGTATTAATATAAAACAAATAAATTTAAATAAAAAAATTATTGGAATTCAAGATAATCAAATATAG
- the nuoG gene encoding NADH-quinone oxidoreductase subunit NuoG codes for MVKIYIDGKMYNVDKSANLLQACLSIGLNIPYFCWHPLLGSLGACRQCAVMQYNSLDDRQGRLIMSCMTPVTDGAIFSIKNSEAEIFRSAIIELLLTNHPHDCPVCEEGGHCHLQDMTVMTKHSMRNYRFQKRTHKNQYLGSFIKHEMNRCISCYRCVRYYNDYADGVDFGVYGSNNNIYFGRVEEGALESEHSGNLIELCPTGVFTDKTHSKQYNRKWDMQYAPSICQNCSIGCNISIGERYGKVRRIENRYHEKINHYLICDLGRFGYSHTNLHQRPKKPNYIYNNNLTLLNFNEAIEIGVNFFKKHKRIIGVGSSRASIENNFALQELVGKENFSNGMSDKEQGCVRLILECLNNNYIYTPSLKEIESYDVILVLGEDLTQTSARVALAVRQAVKKRAQDITNLHGIPKWNVSSNIHIVEKCKNSLYIMHTHESKLDDISEWCYFAPINQQVDLASAIASELDKNLPRVLNLNSELKEKVLLIAHRLISSKKTLIISGTHSFNGEIIQAAINIAKAIKIHTIDHHVGITFLTSSSNALGAELLGGMSIECVLDQIKKKEADAIIFMEYDLYRFLSQNDCNYVLKKQENIITIDHQYTETYKKSGLSLPATNFTESSGTVVNFEGRAQRFFQVYDPNFYDKSYCLFDSWKWLHTIQSKLNNVEVHWFNLDDVINAYSKKYSILKDIKIKELSSNFRIHGQKIPRSPIRSSGRTSLRADIDIHEPCQTKDLDSMFAFSMEGYNKPNSLVSHIPFAWFPGWNSPQAWNKFQIEVGKNLISGDSGVHIFKKNKVKIDSYTSFFSKNVIKEIYWNIIPYYNLFGNEELTQYSSVIQENIPLAYALISLSDAIKLGLKKDSIIEFNCLNQDYRLAIQLSRCLSSNQVGLPVGRKGFPIALVGEKIKFLQEFMK; via the coding sequence ATGGTGAAAATTTATATAGATGGAAAGATGTATAATGTTGATAAATCTGCAAATTTATTACAAGCTTGTTTATCAATAGGCCTTAATATACCTTATTTTTGCTGGCATCCTTTATTAGGAAGTTTAGGAGCATGTCGTCAATGTGCTGTTATGCAATATAATAGTTTAGATGATCGTCAAGGTCGATTAATTATGTCTTGTATGACTCCTGTTACAGATGGGGCTATATTTTCTATTAAAAATTCTGAAGCAGAGATTTTTAGAAGTGCTATTATTGAACTTTTATTAACAAATCATCCACATGATTGCCCAGTATGTGAAGAGGGTGGTCATTGTCATTTACAAGATATGACTGTAATGACAAAACATAGCATGAGAAATTATAGATTTCAAAAAAGAACACATAAAAATCAATATTTAGGTTCTTTTATTAAACATGAAATGAATCGCTGTATTTCCTGTTATCGTTGTGTTCGATATTACAATGACTATGCAGATGGTGTTGATTTTGGTGTTTATGGTTCTAACAATAATATTTATTTTGGTCGTGTAGAAGAAGGTGCCTTAGAAAGTGAACACTCAGGTAACTTAATAGAATTGTGTCCCACTGGAGTTTTTACTGATAAAACTCATTCTAAACAGTACAATCGTAAATGGGATATGCAGTATGCTCCAAGCATATGCCAAAATTGCAGCATTGGATGCAATATCAGTATTGGCGAACGTTATGGTAAAGTACGTCGAATAGAGAACAGATATCATGAAAAAATAAATCATTATTTAATTTGTGATCTTGGTCGTTTTGGATATTCACATACTAATTTACATCAACGTCCAAAAAAACCTAATTATATTTATAATAATAATTTAACTTTGTTAAATTTTAATGAAGCAATAGAAATTGGAGTGAATTTTTTTAAAAAACATAAGCGTATAATTGGAGTTGGTTCTAGTAGAGCAAGTATAGAAAATAATTTTGCATTACAGGAATTAGTGGGAAAAGAAAATTTTTCAAATGGAATGTCTGATAAAGAACAAGGATGTGTTAGATTAATTTTAGAATGTTTAAATAATAATTATATATATACTCCATCATTAAAAGAAATCGAAAGTTATGATGTAATTTTAGTTCTTGGTGAAGATTTAACACAAACATCTGCTCGCGTTGCTTTAGCTGTACGTCAAGCAGTTAAAAAAAGAGCGCAGGATATAACTAATTTACATGGAATACCAAAATGGAATGTTTCTTCTAATATTCATATTGTAGAAAAATGTAAAAATTCTCTATATATTATGCATACACATGAAAGCAAATTAGATGATATTTCTGAATGGTGTTACTTTGCACCTATCAATCAGCAAGTAGATTTAGCATCTGCCATCGCTTCTGAATTAGACAAAAATTTACCAAGAGTTTTAAATTTAAATTCTGAATTAAAAGAAAAAGTATTATTAATTGCTCATCGATTAATTTCATCTAAAAAAACACTAATTATTTCAGGGACTCATTCTTTTAATGGTGAAATTATACAAGCTGCTATAAATATAGCTAAAGCTATTAAGATTCATACTATTGATCACCATGTTGGTATAACTTTTTTAACATCGTCTTCTAATGCTTTAGGTGCTGAATTACTTGGGGGCATGTCTATAGAATGTGTATTAGATCAAATAAAGAAAAAAGAAGCAGATGCTATCATCTTTATGGAGTACGATTTATATCGTTTTTTATCTCAAAATGATTGTAATTATGTTTTAAAAAAACAAGAAAACATCATTACTATAGATCATCAGTATACAGAAACTTATAAAAAATCTGGATTATCTTTACCTGCAACAAATTTTACTGAAAGTTCTGGAACAGTAGTAAACTTTGAAGGAAGAGCTCAGCGTTTTTTTCAAGTATACGATCCTAATTTTTATGATAAAAGCTATTGTCTTTTTGATAGTTGGAAATGGTTGCATACTATTCAATCAAAACTTAATAATGTAGAAGTCCATTGGTTTAATTTAGATGATGTAATAAATGCTTATTCTAAAAAATATTCCATTTTAAAAGATATAAAAATAAAAGAATTAAGCTCTAATTTTCGCATTCATGGGCAAAAAATTCCGCGATCGCCAATTCGTTCTAGTGGTAGAACGTCTTTACGTGCAGATATTGATATTCATGAACCTTGTCAGACTAAGGATCTTGACAGTATGTTTGCATTTTCTATGGAAGGATATAATAAGCCCAACAGTCTAGTATCACACATTCCTTTTGCTTGGTTTCCTGGATGGAATTCACCTCAAGCATGGAATAAGTTCCAGATTGAAGTGGGTAAGAATTTAATATCTGGTGATTCAGGAGTACATATTTTTAAAAAAAATAAAGTAAAAATAGATTCTTATACAAGTTTTTTTTCTAAAAATGTAATCAAAGAAATATATTGGAATATAATTCCTTATTACAATCTTTTTGGAAATGAAGAATTAACTCAGTATTCCTCTGTTATACAAGAAAATATTCCTTTAGCATACGCCTTAATTAGTCTATCAGATGCAATTAAATTAGGTCTAAAAAAAGATTCTATCATAGAATTTAATTGTTTAAATCAAGATTATCGTTTAGCAATACAGTTATCTAGATGTTTATCTAGTAATCAGGTGGGTTTACCTGTTGGTAGAAAAGGTTTTCCTATTGCTCTTGTAGGTGAAAAAATTAAATTTTTACAGGAATTTATGAAATGA
- the nuoH gene encoding NADH-quinone oxidoreductase subunit NuoH, protein MIWLETNIIKIIFCLLKVIFILFLTVFFSAMLSVVERRLLALFQNRHGPNRVGWMGSLQLCADMIKILFKEDWVPPFSRRFIFVLSPVIAFTSLLFVIPIIPFTSRIFIIDLNIGILFFLMMASLSVYSVLFAGWSSNNKYSLLGAMRACVQTLSYEVFLGLSLMGVVAQSGSFKISDIINSQKDMWNIFPQFFGFLTFFIAGLAVCHRHPFDQPESEQELADGYHIEYSGMKFGLFFIGEYISIITVSSLMVTIFFGGWLGPFLPSFIWFFLKTIFFIFLFILIRASLPRPRYDQMLSFGWKFCLPLTLFNLLVTAFFILL, encoded by the coding sequence ATGATTTGGTTAGAAACAAACATTATTAAAATAATTTTTTGTTTGTTAAAAGTTATTTTTATTTTATTTTTAACAGTGTTTTTTAGTGCTATGTTAAGTGTTGTCGAGCGAAGATTATTGGCTTTATTTCAAAATAGACATGGACCTAATCGAGTTGGTTGGATGGGGAGTTTACAACTGTGTGCTGATATGATTAAAATTTTATTTAAAGAAGACTGGGTTCCTCCCTTTAGTAGAAGATTTATTTTTGTTTTATCGCCTGTAATAGCTTTTACTTCTTTATTATTTGTTATTCCTATTATTCCCTTTACTTCTCGTATTTTTATCATTGACTTAAATATAGGGATATTGTTTTTTTTAATGATGGCTAGTTTATCTGTTTACTCTGTGTTATTTGCTGGTTGGTCTAGTAATAATAAGTATTCGTTATTAGGGGCTATGCGGGCTTGTGTTCAAACTTTAAGTTACGAAGTATTTTTAGGATTATCATTAATGGGAGTAGTAGCTCAATCAGGATCTTTTAAAATATCTGATATTATAAATAGTCAAAAAGATATGTGGAATATTTTCCCACAGTTCTTTGGTTTTTTAACTTTTTTTATAGCAGGTTTAGCAGTTTGTCATAGACATCCTTTTGATCAGCCTGAATCAGAACAAGAACTAGCTGATGGTTATCATATTGAATATTCAGGTATGAAATTTGGTTTATTTTTTATTGGTGAATATATTTCTATCATTACAGTTTCATCGTTAATGGTGACAATTTTTTTTGGTGGTTGGTTGGGACCTTTTCTACCTAGTTTTATTTGGTTTTTTTTAAAAACTATTTTTTTTATTTTTCTTTTTATTTTAATTCGAGCATCTTTACCAAGACCAAGATATGATCAAATGTTATCATTTGGATGGAAATTTTGTTTACCATTGACGTTATTTAATTTGCTTGTAACTGCTTTTTTTATTTTGTTATAA
- the nuoC gene encoding NADH-quinone oxidoreductase subunit C/D, whose amino-acid sequence MPKEDRFLLKKKYNEQSSTDLVINDLFSVFGEEFCFCQNTLTGFPVIWINKILVLEVVKFLFNLSKPYIMLYDLHGIDERVRSHREYLPKADFSVFYHLISIERNSDIMIKVPLLEHDLIVPTLTNLFPNANWYERETWDMFGIVFDKHPNLTRIIMPSTWKGHPLRKNYSARATEYEPFFLNEQKEDLEMEGLKFKPELWGMERKNDDVEFMFLNLGPNHPSAHGAFRIVLQLDGENIVDCVPDIGYHHRGAEKMAERQSWHSYIPYTDRIEYLGGCINELPYVLAVEKLANISVPEKAEVIRVMMSELFRINSHLLYISTFIQDVGCMTPVFFAFTDRQKIYDLVEAITGARMHPAWFRIGGVANDLPKGWNVLLKDFLDWMPKRLKYYTTTALKNSILINRSKGIAQYNKKEALQWGVTGAGLRATGLDFDVRKWRPYSGYQNYIFEVPTGSGTSDCYSRVMIKVEEIYQSLIILRQCLNNMPKGRFKSEDSLTTPPPKERVLQNIETMITHFLQVSWGPVIPENESFQMIEATKGINSYYLISDGGTMSYRTRIRTPSFPHLQQIPSVIRGSLISDLIVYLGSIDFVMSDVDR is encoded by the coding sequence ATGCCAAAAGAAGACAGATTTTTATTGAAAAAAAAATATAATGAACAATCTTCTACTGATTTAGTGATTAATGATCTATTTAGTGTTTTTGGTGAAGAATTTTGTTTTTGTCAAAATACCTTAACCGGATTTCCTGTAATTTGGATTAATAAAATATTAGTACTAGAAGTAGTAAAATTTCTGTTTAATTTATCTAAACCTTATATTATGCTTTATGATTTACATGGCATAGATGAGCGTGTTAGATCCCATCGTGAATATTTGCCTAAAGCTGATTTTTCAGTTTTTTACCATTTAATATCGATTGAGCGCAATTCTGATATTATGATTAAAGTACCATTATTAGAGCATGATTTAATTGTACCGACATTGACTAACTTATTTCCTAATGCTAATTGGTATGAACGTGAAACTTGGGATATGTTTGGCATTGTTTTTGATAAACATCCTAATTTAACTCGTATTATTATGCCTTCTACATGGAAAGGGCATCCATTAAGAAAAAATTATTCTGCCCGAGCTACTGAGTATGAACCATTTTTCTTAAACGAGCAAAAAGAAGATCTTGAGATGGAGGGATTAAAATTTAAACCTGAGCTGTGGGGTATGGAACGTAAAAATGATGATGTAGAATTTATGTTTTTGAATTTGGGACCTAACCATCCTTCAGCTCATGGTGCTTTTAGAATTGTTTTACAATTAGATGGTGAAAATATTGTAGATTGTGTTCCAGATATTGGATATCATCATCGCGGAGCTGAAAAAATGGCAGAACGTCAGTCATGGCATAGTTATATTCCATATACTGATCGCATTGAATATCTTGGTGGATGTATAAATGAATTACCTTATGTTTTAGCTGTGGAAAAATTAGCGAATATTTCAGTTCCAGAAAAAGCAGAAGTTATTAGAGTAATGATGTCAGAATTATTTCGAATAAATAGCCATTTGTTATATATTTCTACTTTTATTCAAGATGTAGGTTGTATGACTCCAGTTTTTTTTGCTTTTACAGATCGCCAGAAAATATATGATTTAGTTGAAGCAATCACAGGTGCCCGTATGCATCCTGCTTGGTTTCGTATTGGTGGAGTCGCTAATGATTTACCAAAAGGATGGAATGTTTTACTAAAAGATTTTCTTGATTGGATGCCGAAACGATTAAAATATTATACAACAACTGCTTTAAAAAATAGTATTTTAATCAATCGTTCTAAAGGAATTGCTCAGTATAATAAAAAAGAAGCGTTGCAATGGGGTGTTACAGGAGCAGGTCTGCGTGCTACAGGATTAGATTTTGATGTAAGGAAGTGGAGACCATATTCTGGATATCAAAACTATATTTTTGAAGTTCCAACAGGTTCAGGAACAAGTGATTGTTATTCAAGAGTAATGATTAAAGTAGAAGAAATTTATCAGAGTCTTATTATTTTAAGACAGTGTTTAAATAATATGCCAAAAGGTCGTTTTAAATCTGAAGACTCATTAACTACACCTCCTCCGAAAGAGCGTGTTTTGCAAAATATTGAAACTATGATCACCCATTTTTTACAGGTTTCTTGGGGTCCAGTCATCCCTGAAAACGAAAGTTTTCAAATGATTGAAGCAACAAAAGGAATTAATAGTTATTACTTAATTAGTGATGGTGGTACGATGAGTTATCGAACAAGAATACGTACGCCTAGTTTTCCACATTTACAACAAATACCTTCAGTAATTCGTGGAAGTTTAATATCAGATTTAATTGTATACTTAGGTAGTATAGATTTTGTCATGTCTGACGTGGATAGATAA
- the nuoE gene encoding NADH-quinone oxidoreductase subunit NuoE — MREISIKFMLTDEEINEIQNQKKYYENSRAIVIEALKIVQKKRGWISDQAIYAISKILKINPSDVEGVATFYSQIFRQPVGRNIIRYCDSVVCFLTGYEAIKSALEDYLKIKIGETTKDNRFTLLPVCCLGNCDKSPTIMINEDTYSFLTSESIPCLLESYK, encoded by the coding sequence ATTCGAGAAATTTCTATAAAATTTATGTTGACTGATGAAGAAATAAATGAAATACAAAATCAAAAAAAATATTATGAAAATTCTCGTGCTATTGTAATAGAAGCATTAAAAATTGTTCAAAAAAAAAGAGGCTGGATCTCTGATCAAGCCATTTATGCTATTTCTAAAATACTTAAAATTAATCCGAGCGACGTTGAAGGAGTTGCTACTTTTTATAGTCAAATTTTTCGTCAGCCTGTTGGTCGTAATATTATTCGCTATTGTGATAGTGTAGTTTGTTTTTTAACTGGTTATGAAGCAATTAAATCAGCTTTAGAGGATTATTTAAAAATAAAAATAGGAGAAACCACTAAAGATAACAGATTTACTTTATTACCAGTCTGTTGTTTAGGAAATTGTGATAAAAGTCCAACAATTATGATTAATGAAGATACATATTCTTTTTTAACTTCAGAATCTATACCTTGTTTACTGGAATCATACAAATGA